The genomic region TGAGAGGCAATATATTGACGGTTATCGGGCTTCAGAACACATGAGATTTTACAGAATTTACAGATTCATGGAAGGAATACCAGTTCAGCTAAAGCCTTGTTTAACTTGTGAAACCGAGGCGCCATCTGTCGATTCAGCTGTGACAGAAGAACCTGTGCCTCAGGGTTCAGGTAGCTAAAAGTACAAAAACATTATTAATGTAAAAAATGGCAACTTTAAAATGTTACAACTAATATAAGAGAGAGAAAAGGGAACATACTCTTCTACATCCTTTTTATTGGAAACAAGGTCCATCTTAGAAAGGATGTTGATATGAGGAAGCTCGAGTTGAATCATAGCAGAAAGAGAAGCCATGCAACCGCTAATGTATTTTGTGACATCACTGACAAACTGTACCAAGAAAAACAAACAGTTATCAGTCTGGGGTCTGAGTTAGTGCTGTCGTAAAGGAAAGCTACATTAGTGATTCAAACCTGCGAGTCCAGAAGGTACACAGCGCAAACAGTGAAATTTTTCCTTTTCAGATACTCAACAAAGTTACGCAGAACTGGAACATGAGTGAAGAGTTCAATCTGGCCTGCCAAAACAAGATGTGGAACCTTGGGTTAATTGTTTTCATGTAATGTTAAGCAATCTAGATATCTCTGATTTTTCATAAAATAAGACATGCTACAGAACCACACGAGAAATAGATAAAGATGGCAACATGAACATGGTAGCGCATAAGTTTAATAAGGAAACTCATAACGATAGGCCCATGCAGGTGGTACGAATAGTAAATAGTCCAACTAACAAACAAGACACAATTAGAGCATGCAAACATTCATTAAGCATATTACCTGGGCAATCAAACACAAGATAGTCATCATCCAAGTAGTTCTCTAATTGTTCATCCAACCAATCATCCAAATTGTCTTCAAGGTGCCTAAGGTTTCTTAAGGAAACAACAACTGCCAGCATTAAGATCCTAAAACATTAACTTTATGCCAATAAAGAGTGTTCACATCCTCTTGGAATTGTATAATTATAATAAGTTCAATCAGATCCTTGATTACAAATGGAGCTATTAATTGGACTAAAGAGTATATATATCAACAGAGAAGCCGAAAATCCAAATCTgagcccgagctcatctgcacctgcgctcaccaaaaaaatcaaaataaatactaaaaaaattcaaaaaattccaaaaaaaattggggtggtggacaatttgatgcgtgaggtgcgctccaattttcaaaacatttggacttatgtgcagctctcagcaaaaaagacaaatcggaggtctgtaaaaatgtgtactgttcatatactgttttggtctgatttgtcttttttgctgagagctgcacataagtccaaatgttttgaaaattggggcgcacctcacgcatcaaattgtccaccacctcaatttttttcggaattttttgaatttttctgaattttttatgaatttttttttgaacggGTGCAGATGCACCCGGGCACCGAAACGCCGCACTCCAGAGAAGCCTCTTATAAAATTCACATCATAGCAACGCCATAGTATCCAAAGTGTACAAAAGTGTACAAGTAGCATCCATGCAAATGACTTTACCAAATGGACCGGCAAATTCAAAGTATAATGGGATGCCATAGTATCTACTGTCCAGATAATAAATCATGCAATGCAAGTATAGCAATACTATTTGCTCTTGGAACATCTACGTGCACCTTTTGCTATTGAAAACAAAATAGAAGGCAGTTTAATTCTAGGCACAATGAAGAATTGCGGGATGTGCTATAAGACCAAATCCACTCCAGCAGCGTAACGTTGCACCTCCAACCCGCTTATAAGTACCAATACAGAACAGAAATACATTGCAGATTATATACCATAAGGGGTCACTTCATAACTAAATAGCTTGGAAGACAGCAATCAACAACAAATCAACATGCTTTCAAACAACAGGATACTCCATGCAATAGATGAGGCCGCCATTTGGTCCCATCCCAAGCTCCTCCATGACATCGTCCAGCGATATGAGCTCTCTAATGTCTACAAAAATACCAAACAGATGTGAGTAAGAGCCATATGTAAGATTAAAAAAAAAGTGCACAACAGCGTGCAGGCATTCTTACCAGTAGATACAGGATAGCTGAAGTGCTCTGCAGCTGGATCCAGGTTGACCATATGAATCCTCCTGCCCACCGTCTCGCAATGTTGATACAGACCAGAGCAGTAGGTCGACTGCATATGATTAACAACGGTCAGAAAACACTATTTCTCAGCTTCTCCACAACCATATTCTAACCTCCCGTACAACCCACTTCAATCAGTCAAATTCTTTGGAATACATACTAACATACATACAGGTATAGTCACAAAGCAGATGAGTACATTACTTCGTCTGAAATGAAATCACGTATAAACAGGGACCAAACCTCATAAAAACAGCACAAATTTAGCATTGAAACAAAGCAGGAGCACACAACCATGCGAAATTAGCACTGGTCAGAGTGACGAACCAATTCGTCCCCAATCAAATTAGCTCTGGAGACTGCATTAAGCATGGAGAGAAAGAGGAAGCGGGCGGGAATCGGAGACAATCACCTTGCCGCTGCCGGCGGGGCCGATGACGAGCTGCGCGAAACCCATGGTCGGCGTCGGGCTACCGAAGGATTGGGGAGGGGGGGTAGGGGTTAGAGAGAGGGCTTGTGGGGGGGTGGGTTGCCGGAGAAAGGGGGGACTAGAAGACTgaggagatggcggcggcgacgtAGGCGGCGCACCAGATGAGGGCTGCGAGGAAAATCCCGACGAGGGTCATCGCAGACTGGCTGGTGTACGCTGGGGAGGTCGCCGAGCTGCGGGGTGGGCTTCGGAGGGAAggcgagggggaggggggcggcggggAGTGCggccggcgcgacggttgtcgggGTGGGTGGCGTGCCTGTCGGCGGCAGGCACACAGCGGGAGTGGCGGCGTGGAGGGAAGAGAGATTCTAGCGCTGACAGCTCACATAGCCCATATTGATTGCCGCCTCAACGGTGGGCTTTAATGAGCCGGCCTCTGGCACGGCCCACTAGCACATATTTCATTTGTATCTAAAAACCACTCAAGAAATCTAAAAAAGGAATTTCTTGAATTATTTTGAAAATGTTGTAAGAAAATAGGTTTAGTAATATAAAAACATAAATGTCCATAGAATCGAAGGTAAATgttcctatattttaaattttatttATTAAACTAAATATAAGTTTTTATATATTTTAGAAATGCTCACCATATATCTCATATTTATAAAATGTTTTCGCATACAAAAAAATATTCATATTTTGATAAAAATTCGGAATATATTTTCATGCGTGTGTGAATATATGTTCACGTAATCTAAAAGGTATTCATGTATAttctgaaacaaaataaaaatacacaaaatgaaaaaatatagaaaaagtaaacaaaaaatacaggaacagaaagaaacaaataaaataGTATAAATAAAAGGTAATCTCATGACAATAAATGCTAGATATGACACTAGAAAGGCAATCCGTTGTAAAATGACATCTACAATGATTGATAACACGGTGTTCTCTCATATATTGCATGTCATTGACACAAGGGAAGAAAACATGTTATACAATGGATTATGCTAGTGACGATCTAACATGTTTCATTGCCTTCTCTAAAAGACGTGGAATACATAAGAAAATACCGCCTTATCAACCACTGTAAACATGCCCTGAATAATTGCCG from Triticum aestivum cultivar Chinese Spring chromosome 4A, IWGSC CS RefSeq v2.1, whole genome shotgun sequence harbors:
- the LOC123082353 gene encoding GPN-loop GTPase 3 — encoded protein: MGFAQLVIGPAGSGKSTYCSGLYQHCETVGRRIHMVNLDPAAEHFSYPVSTDIRELISLDDVMEELGMGPNGGLIYCMEHLEDNLDDWLDEQLENYLDDDYLVFDCPGQIELFTHVPVLRNFVEYLKRKNFTVCAVYLLDSQFVSDVTKYISGCMASLSAMIQLELPHINILSKMDLVSNKKDVEDYLNPEAQVLLSQLNRQMAPRFHKLNKALAELVDDYNMVNYIPLDLRKESSIQYVLSNIDNCIQYGEDADLKVRDFIPEEDD